One window of Perca flavescens isolate YP-PL-M2 chromosome 6, PFLA_1.0, whole genome shotgun sequence genomic DNA carries:
- the sri gene encoding sorcin isoform X3, whose protein sequence is MAFPGYGAAPGGVAQDPLYGYFSAVAGQDGQISADELQSCLTHSGISGSYKPFSLETCRLMISMLDRDMSNSLGFAEFKDLWQVLNGWKMTFASYDRDRSGTVEGQELQHAVASMGYNLSPQTMNIIMKRFSSLGRITFDDFVSCCVKLRALTDQFQRRDTTRNGNASFQYDDFIQVTMAI, encoded by the exons ATGGCCTTTCCAGGATACGGTGCTGCCCCTGGTGGTGTCGCG caggatccACTCTACGGATATTTTTCAGCTGTTGCTGGACAG GATGGACAGATCTCAGCAGACGAGCTGCAGAGCTGCCTCACACACTCCGGCATCTCTGGCTCATACAAAC CCTTCAGCCTGGAGACCTGCAGACTGATGATCAGCATGCTGGAT AGGGACATGTCCAACAGCTTGGGCTTTGCTGAGTTCAAGGATCTGTGGCAGGTTCTGAATGGCTGGAAGATGACCTTTGCATCCTATGACCGGGACCGCAGTGGGACGGTGGAGGGCCAAGAGCTGCAGCATGCTGTCGCCTCCATGG GTTATAATCTGAGCCCTCAGACCATGAACATCATCATGAAGCGCTTCAGTTCACTTGGCAGAATCACCTTTGATGACTTTGTGAGCTGTTGCGTAAAACTCCGTGCGCTGACCG aTCAGTTCCAAAGAAGAGACACAACCCGAAATGGCAATGCCTCATTTCAGTATGATGAT ttTATCCAGGTCACCATGGCCATATGA
- the sri gene encoding sorcin isoform X1 has translation MAFPGYGAAPGGVAQQQDPLYGYFSAVAGQDGQISADELQSCLTHSGISGSYKPFSLETCRLMISMLDRDMSNSLGFAEFKDLWQVLNGWKMTFASYDRDRSGTVEGQELQHAVASMGYNLSPQTMNIIMKRFSSLGRITFDDFVSCCVKLRALTDQFQRRDTTRNGNASFQYDDFIQVTMAI, from the exons ATGGCCTTTCCAGGATACGGTGCTGCCCCTGGTGGTGTCGCG cagcagcaggatccACTCTACGGATATTTTTCAGCTGTTGCTGGACAG GATGGACAGATCTCAGCAGACGAGCTGCAGAGCTGCCTCACACACTCCGGCATCTCTGGCTCATACAAAC CCTTCAGCCTGGAGACCTGCAGACTGATGATCAGCATGCTGGAT AGGGACATGTCCAACAGCTTGGGCTTTGCTGAGTTCAAGGATCTGTGGCAGGTTCTGAATGGCTGGAAGATGACCTTTGCATCCTATGACCGGGACCGCAGTGGGACGGTGGAGGGCCAAGAGCTGCAGCATGCTGTCGCCTCCATGG GTTATAATCTGAGCCCTCAGACCATGAACATCATCATGAAGCGCTTCAGTTCACTTGGCAGAATCACCTTTGATGACTTTGTGAGCTGTTGCGTAAAACTCCGTGCGCTGACCG aTCAGTTCCAAAGAAGAGACACAACCCGAAATGGCAATGCCTCATTTCAGTATGATGAT ttTATCCAGGTCACCATGGCCATATGA
- the sri gene encoding sorcin isoform X2, producing MAFPGYGAAPGGVAQQDPLYGYFSAVAGQDGQISADELQSCLTHSGISGSYKPFSLETCRLMISMLDRDMSNSLGFAEFKDLWQVLNGWKMTFASYDRDRSGTVEGQELQHAVASMGYNLSPQTMNIIMKRFSSLGRITFDDFVSCCVKLRALTDQFQRRDTTRNGNASFQYDDFIQVTMAI from the exons ATGGCCTTTCCAGGATACGGTGCTGCCCCTGGTGGTGTCGCG cagcaggatccACTCTACGGATATTTTTCAGCTGTTGCTGGACAG GATGGACAGATCTCAGCAGACGAGCTGCAGAGCTGCCTCACACACTCCGGCATCTCTGGCTCATACAAAC CCTTCAGCCTGGAGACCTGCAGACTGATGATCAGCATGCTGGAT AGGGACATGTCCAACAGCTTGGGCTTTGCTGAGTTCAAGGATCTGTGGCAGGTTCTGAATGGCTGGAAGATGACCTTTGCATCCTATGACCGGGACCGCAGTGGGACGGTGGAGGGCCAAGAGCTGCAGCATGCTGTCGCCTCCATGG GTTATAATCTGAGCCCTCAGACCATGAACATCATCATGAAGCGCTTCAGTTCACTTGGCAGAATCACCTTTGATGACTTTGTGAGCTGTTGCGTAAAACTCCGTGCGCTGACCG aTCAGTTCCAAAGAAGAGACACAACCCGAAATGGCAATGCCTCATTTCAGTATGATGAT ttTATCCAGGTCACCATGGCCATATGA